The genomic DNA GCAAGAGGATTTTCACGTAACAAAACATTACGTCAGGTCCGACAACTTGCCTCGTGGAGGTGAGACTTCCCTCCATCCTAAATGAATTCACTCGCACTTACCGTACATGATGCCGTGAAATCAAAAAGATTCGTTGCTTCCTTGAAAGTGCAGGGCTCTCGCTCACGACTTACTGGGACACCTTGGTACTGATTCTGAAACCTGAATTTGCTCTCTCAAGGGGTAAAGAATGCGGTGATTCCAGAGGTTTTCGGTCTGGTTCTAAGAGATATCAGCTTGCAAGATGTCGGGCTTTTGACGTACGATAAGGATCGAAGCGAGTGTATGGTTCATTAGGGAGAATTTCCAATTTCCACATCACAACGATAACCAGAGCGGTTGTTGTCATGCCGTTCGCGAGATTACGTCGATGCTGAAATACGACTGGGAGAACAGTATTGGGTACTGGGTTTGCACTACGTCGCACGCCCTTCGGAAGGCGCTGGACTCGCACTTGGCAAGAGAGGGAATCACCATGCGCCAGTGGGAGGTCCTAGCCTGGCTTTCCGCAAGCGGCAATGGGTGTCAGTCGACAATTGCCGATCAACTTGGAATTGAAGCAAACACTTTGGCTGGCGTACTGACCAGAATGGAAAAAGCTGGGCTTCTCACACGGCGGAACTGCCCTGATGACCGTCGCAAAAACACGATTCACCCCACAGCCAAAGCTGAAAAGCTTTGGAAGCGGGTTGCTTCGATTCAATATGCTATGAGAGAGCAAGCTGTCCAGGGGTTGTCAGTGGAAGATCTCGCACTCTTTAAAAGTATGTGTGAGCGAATCTACAACAACGTCACGGATTTGAATGCGAAAAACCCAGGCTTCGATCCCTGTAAGGCTGCAGATCCATTTGGTGACAAGATTCTGAAGTCCGGTTCAGAAGACAAAACGGTGACTTGATCTCTCTTCTCTGAGTCTCCGGCAGTTGCTCGCTGCCAGGTTCTTCCGGCCTCTTTCTTACTCTCACATTCTCCCGGTCTGCTGACCTGCTTGAATTGATCGGCATGGGAAGTGGTGACATCGCTCTCACGTCATGGCGATCAGTGCGTAGCCAATCTCCCTGCGTAGCCAATCTTCCTGCGCAAGAGAGGCTTTACAGGCAGAGGAATGAGTTCTCAAGTTCGTTTTAAGTCTTAATGATTTCCGTTGGCTCCGCTGGTCGAGGCCGTTGTGATGGATTCTGTGGTGCTTTTGGGGATTCATCTTCGTTGTAGTAGCTTCCGTACGATTCGTAACCGTATCCGGACTCCGAAGCTGATTCCATGTCGAGTCCATTAGCAATCAGTCCATGGACATTCGCGCCGTGGACTCGCAAGGTCTCCATCGCTCTAACAATCGCGGCACGTTTGTTTTTCTTCAGACGTGCAACTAATGAAATTCCATCGACATGAGGGGAGAGAATCGCTGGGTCGCTGACAGCCAGAACTGGCGGCGAATCAAGGATGATAAAGTCATATTCGCTACGCATCTCATTCAACAGGGCAGGCAGGTTGACTTGAGAAAGAATCTCTGCTGGATTCTCCGGACACAACCCGGCAGTGATGACAGAGAGGTTTTCCGACGGAGTTTCTCGAATGGCATTCTGCCATTGAATTTCATTCAGCAGAACATCGGTGAAGCCGATTTCCTGTGGAAGTCCGAGCAGGTGGTGCAGCGTGGGGCGCCTCAGATCGCAATCGATCAGCAGGACACGTTTCCCCGCCTGAGCCATTGCCAGAGCAGTGTTGACCGCAATAGTACTCTTTCCATCACCCGGTTCTGCACTTGTAATTTGCAGCACTTTCTCGTTGTTTCGGAGACCATGAAACAGCGTTGTGCGAATCGTTCGGAACGCTTCCGCTTCTCGCGATCCCGGACGATGCAAGAAGACGAGGGCAGACGTTAGTCCGGTCTCTTTGGCGAGTCGTTCAGAATCAGGTGTGGTGGCAAACTTCGGGATCGAGCCGAGCAATGTCGTCTCCGAAAGTTTACAGAGCTCGTCCACGTTCTTGATCCGCGTGTCCATCCACTCTCGGAAATATGAGAGAATAAAGACGAGACCAATGCCCAGGAATCCAAACATCCCCACAATCTTAATCACACGTTTCAGCGACCGCTCAATCCGCACTTGAGCGATTTGTTTCATGCGATAGCCTTCTTGTTCTTTGGAAACGTCGTACGTGGCGATTTGATTGAAGACTTGCGAGAGTTGAGCTTTCTTGATGCTCAAGTCATCTTTCAAACGCTGGTCTTCAACCTGGTACAGCTCCGCATCTTTCGCTTTCTTTTCTGCGTCTTCACGCATGATATCCAGATTCTTTGCGATGCTTTTCAATTCTTCAAGCTGACTTTTGAGAGTCTCTTCGTAGACTGAAATCAGGTCCATGCCTTCGTGGTTTCTCGCATCGGCAGGATTGTTGCTCGAACGTTGATACGCCGGGGGCGTCAGTCCCTGTTGAGCATACGAGTTCAGAATCGTGTCGATTTGCCGACGAACGTTGCGAACATCGGTATGGTCCGCACCGAGAGAGTGCAGCAGTCCCTGTTCAAGCAAGCGTGCGGTTAAAAACTGTTGATCCAGTGCCGCCTTTTCCGGTGGCCCCGAGAGTGCACCTGCTCCACCTCCTGAAGATGCGCTCTTGCCGGCTCCCGTGCCGGTTGAAAGTGAATAGGTCACCCAGAACTCGAGAGACTCGCGCGAGTCACCACGTTCCCGGCGTCGCTTGAGTTCCGAAAGTTTCGCTTCAATCCCGGATTGCTTAATCTGCCCTTCGTTTTGTTCCTCTTCAATCGAGGACAGCTCTGCTTCGTAGCGGCTTTGCGGCGGAACAGGAACACCGTTGGCCCCTACGATGGGCGATGCTTTCAGAAATACCGGGGCCGAGACTCGGAACTCACGATAATCTTTTTCCAGCTTGGCGATTTCGTCAGATAACTTTTTCTGGCGATTGAGTAATGTGTCGTACATCTGTCGCGAGTTTTCATCGCGTGTTTCGTGAAGGTAATCTCGATAAGACTCAACAATCGCCTGAACAACCGTTTTCGCAATCTCCTTGTCCGGGTGATCGAACGAAATGTCAAAGACGTTATCGAAAGAGTTCTCCTGTCCGGCACTTCGCGAAACCGCCATCCCTTCGCGGATGTTTTTATATGGGTCGTATGCTGTCGCCAAAGCGGGAACACTATTCAAGCCGTGCTTCTTAAACGCTGGCTCGATGATCAAGTCGCTTTTAATGAGCTCGACATGATCACCACGATCTCCAAAGCGATTGGCTTCACCATCGTTGATCGGAACTGAGGCTTTCTTTGAGACGAGCACTTGCGTATTGGCTGAATAGATCGGCCCTAAGAACAGGTACATTCCGATGCCCGCCATTCCACCCAGGCAACCTCCGAGGATCAACGGCTTCCAGATGGAGAGTAGAAAACGCCCAATATCGATACTGGCTCGCGAACTGGCGGAGTTTCCGCTCATAAACCCGAAAGGGGCAAAATCGAATTCTGCCTCGGAATCACTTTTCTGTTCTGTCTCGGATGACACTCGACAACCCCCGGGAACTTGCGTTCCATGCTATGATGAATTCAGTCTCTTGCAGTTTTTGGAAAGAAAATCAGGCGCGAGAAACTTCTCGCTCAGCCTGTTCTGCACAATAAAATTTCAATGTTTCTTGCAGCCCCTCTTCGAAGCTGAACTTTGTGGTGTAGCCCAAGTCTTTCTTGATTTCAGAAATGTCAGCCCATGAGTGAAGG from Thalassoglobus polymorphus includes the following:
- a CDS encoding MarR family winged helix-turn-helix transcriptional regulator — translated: MRQWEVLAWLSASGNGCQSTIADQLGIEANTLAGVLTRMEKAGLLTRRNCPDDRRKNTIHPTAKAEKLWKRVASIQYAMREQAVQGLSVEDLALFKSMCERIYNNVTDLNAKNPGFDPCKAADPFGDKILKSGSEDKTVT
- a CDS encoding polysaccharide biosynthesis tyrosine autokinase, which gives rise to MSSETEQKSDSEAEFDFAPFGFMSGNSASSRASIDIGRFLLSIWKPLILGGCLGGMAGIGMYLFLGPIYSANTQVLVSKKASVPINDGEANRFGDRGDHVELIKSDLIIEPAFKKHGLNSVPALATAYDPYKNIREGMAVSRSAGQENSFDNVFDISFDHPDKEIAKTVVQAIVESYRDYLHETRDENSRQMYDTLLNRQKKLSDEIAKLEKDYREFRVSAPVFLKASPIVGANGVPVPPQSRYEAELSSIEEEQNEGQIKQSGIEAKLSELKRRRERGDSRESLEFWVTYSLSTGTGAGKSASSGGGAGALSGPPEKAALDQQFLTARLLEQGLLHSLGADHTDVRNVRRQIDTILNSYAQQGLTPPAYQRSSNNPADARNHEGMDLISVYEETLKSQLEELKSIAKNLDIMREDAEKKAKDAELYQVEDQRLKDDLSIKKAQLSQVFNQIATYDVSKEQEGYRMKQIAQVRIERSLKRVIKIVGMFGFLGIGLVFILSYFREWMDTRIKNVDELCKLSETTLLGSIPKFATTPDSERLAKETGLTSALVFLHRPGSREAEAFRTIRTTLFHGLRNNEKVLQITSAEPGDGKSTIAVNTALAMAQAGKRVLLIDCDLRRPTLHHLLGLPQEIGFTDVLLNEIQWQNAIRETPSENLSVITAGLCPENPAEILSQVNLPALLNEMRSEYDFIILDSPPVLAVSDPAILSPHVDGISLVARLKKNKRAAIVRAMETLRVHGANVHGLIANGLDMESASESGYGYESYGSYYNEDESPKAPQNPSQRPRPAEPTEIIKT